In the genome of Streptomyces sp. Tu 3180, the window CGCGGGAGCCGTCCGGCATCCGCGGCACAACCGAGAAACTCGAGGAGATACGGCCATGGCCGTCGTCACGATGCGGGAGCTGCTGGAAAGCGGCGTCCACTTCGGTCACCAGACCCGTCGCTGGAACCCGAAGATGAAGCGCTTCATCTTCACCGAGCGCAACGGCATCTACATCATCGACCTGCTCCAGTCGCTGTCGTACATCGACCGCGCCTACGAGTTCGTCAAGGAGACCGTCGCCCACGGCGGCACGGTCATGTTCGTCGGCACGAAGAAGCAGGCGCAGGAGGCCATCGCCGAGCAGGCCACCCGCGTCGGCATGCCCTACGTCAACCAGCGCTGGCTGGGCGGCATGCTCACCAACTTCTCGACCGTCTACAAGCGTCTGCAGCGCCTGAAGGAGCTGGAGCAGATCGACTTCGAGGACGTCGCGTCCTCCGGTCTGACCAAGAAGGAGCTGCTGGTCCTCTCCCGCGAGAAGGCCAAGCTGGAGAAGACCCTCGGCGGTATCCGCGAGATGCAGAAGGTGCCCAGTGCCGTCTGGATCGTGGACACCAAGAAGGAGCACATCGCCGTTGGTGAGGCCCGGAAGCTGAACATCCCGGTCGTCGCGATCCTCGACACCAACTGCGACCCCGACGAGGTCGACTACAAGATCCCGGGCAACGACGACGCGATCCGCTCCGTCACCCTGCTCACCCGCGTGATCGCCGACGCCGTCGCCGAGGGCCTCATCGCCCGCTCCGGTGTCGCCACCGAGGGCAAGGGCGAGAAGGCCGCCGGCGAGCCGCTGGCCGAGTGGGAGCGCGACCTGCTCGAGGGCGAGAAGAAGGCCGAGGAGGCCGCCCCGGCCGCCGCCGAGGGCGAGAAGCCGGCCGAGGCCCCCGCCGAGGCCCCTGCCGAGGCCCCCGCCGAGGCTGCCCCGGCCGCCGAGGCCGAGCAGGCCTGACCGCCCGTCAGAGCCGTTGACGGCGGGAGCGGTGACATCGGATCCGCTCCCGCCGTTCACCCGTAGGTCAGCGGCGAGTCGGACACCTGCTCTCAGGTAGGTCCCGACCCGCAGATCTTGGAACCTCCAGACTTCGAGAAAGACTCACAGACTCATGGCGAACTACACCGCCGCCGACGTCAAGAAGCTCCGGGAGCTCACCGGCGCCGGCATGATGGACTGCAAGAAGGCGCTGGACGAGGCCGAGGGCAACGTCGAGAAGGCCGTCGAGGCGCTCCGCATCAAGGGCCAGAAGGGCGTCGCCAAGCGCGAGGGCCGCTCCGCCGAGAACGGCGCCGTGGTCTCGATCATCGCCGACGACAACTCCTCCGGTGTCCTGGTCGAGCTGAAGTGCGAGACGGACTTCGTCGCCAAGGGCGAGAAGTTCCAGGCCGTGGCCACCGCCATCGCCGAGCACGTCGCCAAGACCTCCCCGG includes:
- the rpsB gene encoding 30S ribosomal protein S2, whose amino-acid sequence is MAVVTMRELLESGVHFGHQTRRWNPKMKRFIFTERNGIYIIDLLQSLSYIDRAYEFVKETVAHGGTVMFVGTKKQAQEAIAEQATRVGMPYVNQRWLGGMLTNFSTVYKRLQRLKELEQIDFEDVASSGLTKKELLVLSREKAKLEKTLGGIREMQKVPSAVWIVDTKKEHIAVGEARKLNIPVVAILDTNCDPDEVDYKIPGNDDAIRSVTLLTRVIADAVAEGLIARSGVATEGKGEKAAGEPLAEWERDLLEGEKKAEEAAPAAAEGEKPAEAPAEAPAEAPAEAAPAAEAEQA